A section of the Rhodobacteraceae bacterium M382 genome encodes:
- the mfd gene encoding transcription-repair coupling factor, giving the protein MEPARIVMGGAPEGYDARLILREVAKSGNPVVHVARDDKRLEAMRAALAFFAPDMPVILFPGWDCLPYDRVSPNADISAARMATLAGLVHGMPSQFVLLTTLNAVTQRVPARNVLREAAFSATVGNRVDEDGLRKFLVRMGFTQSPTVMEPGDYAVRGGIIDIFPPGESGPVRLDLFGDILDGARRFDPANQRTTEKLEQIELAPVSEIILDDSAITRFRQNYRVEFGAAGTDDPLYEAVSAGRKHQGIEHWLPFFHAELETLFDYLPEATVTLDDQVTPARLARWDTIADQYETRKIAMQAKGRMDSVYKPVPPDLLYLDDAAWEQVTASQRVVQLHPLSQASGPGVVDAGGRIGRNFSPERQLENVSLFGALADHIKAKLQKGPVVVASYSDGARERLTGLIEDEGLAEVIAIRDGTRVGKSGLHLAVWALEHGFEAPDMTVISEQDVLGDRLIRAPRKRRKAENFLTETQSLTPGDLVVHVDHGIGRYKGLEVVTAAGAAHECILLEYAEHSKLYLPVENIELLSKYGHDEGLLDRLGGGAWQAKKAKLKERIREMADKLIRIAAERALRKAPIMDPPPHAWEEFSARFPYQETDDQLRAINDVMEDLHSGQPMDRLICGDVGFGKTEVAMRAAFVAAMSGLQVAVIAPTTLLARQHAASFMERFRGFPLEVRQLSRFVSAKDAQATRDGMARGTVDIVVGTHALLAKGIRFQNLGLLIIDEEQHFGVTHKERLKQLRSDIHVLTLTATPIPRTLQLSLTGVRDLSIIGTPPVDRLAIRTYVSEFDAITLREALLREHYRGGQSFYVVPRISDLPDIEQFLKDQLPELSYMVAHGQMAAGELDDRMNAFYDGKYDILLATTIVESGLDIPTANTMIVHRADMFGLAQLYQIRGRVGRSKTRAYAYLTTKPRMRLTPAAEKRLRVLGSLDTLGAGFTLASQDLDIRGAGNLLGEEQSGQMRDVGYELYQSMLEEAIAKIRAGEMEGLSEADDQWAPQINLGVPVLIPNDFVPDLDVRLGLYRRLSSLTTKVELEGFAAELIDRFGKLPREVNTLLLVVRIKAMCKRAGIAKLDGGPKGATIQFHNDKFASPEGLVEFIQGQNGLAKVRENKIVVRRDWRNDADKIKGAFAIARDLAEKVVAAKKKAKAKAKA; this is encoded by the coding sequence ATGGAACCCGCACGAATAGTCATGGGCGGTGCCCCCGAAGGGTATGACGCGCGTCTGATCTTGCGCGAAGTTGCCAAATCCGGCAATCCCGTCGTGCATGTGGCGCGCGATGACAAACGGCTCGAGGCGATGCGTGCCGCGCTGGCGTTTTTTGCGCCGGATATGCCGGTGATCCTGTTTCCGGGCTGGGATTGTCTGCCCTATGACCGGGTGTCGCCCAATGCCGACATTTCGGCGGCGCGCATGGCGACGCTGGCCGGATTGGTGCATGGAATGCCGTCCCAATTCGTGCTGCTCACCACATTGAATGCTGTGACACAACGGGTGCCAGCGCGCAATGTTCTACGCGAGGCGGCGTTTTCTGCGACGGTCGGCAATCGGGTAGACGAAGACGGCCTGCGCAAATTTCTGGTCCGCATGGGCTTTACTCAAAGCCCAACGGTGATGGAGCCGGGGGATTACGCGGTGCGTGGAGGCATCATCGACATCTTTCCCCCCGGTGAAAGCGGCCCCGTCAGGTTGGATTTGTTCGGTGACATTCTGGACGGCGCACGCCGGTTCGATCCGGCAAATCAGCGCACCACCGAAAAGCTGGAACAGATTGAATTGGCTCCGGTGTCCGAAATCATTCTGGACGACAGCGCCATCACCCGGTTTCGCCAGAATTACCGCGTTGAATTCGGAGCCGCCGGCACAGATGATCCATTGTACGAGGCAGTGAGCGCCGGGCGTAAACATCAGGGCATCGAACATTGGTTGCCATTCTTTCACGCCGAACTGGAAACCCTGTTTGATTACCTGCCAGAGGCGACCGTGACACTGGATGATCAGGTCACGCCTGCGCGGTTGGCGCGCTGGGACACGATTGCGGATCAATATGAGACCCGCAAGATCGCCATGCAGGCCAAGGGGCGGATGGATTCAGTTTATAAGCCGGTGCCGCCGGACTTGCTGTATCTGGATGATGCGGCGTGGGAGCAGGTCACCGCGTCCCAACGTGTGGTTCAGCTTCATCCACTATCTCAGGCCTCGGGTCCGGGCGTGGTGGATGCAGGCGGGCGGATCGGGCGCAACTTCTCTCCCGAACGCCAGTTGGAAAATGTCAGCCTGTTCGGGGCTTTGGCCGATCATATCAAGGCAAAACTGCAAAAAGGTCCGGTTGTCGTCGCCTCTTATTCCGACGGGGCGCGCGAACGTCTGACCGGGTTGATCGAAGACGAAGGTCTGGCCGAAGTCATCGCAATCCGTGATGGCACGCGGGTTGGAAAATCCGGTCTGCATCTGGCGGTCTGGGCGCTGGAACATGGGTTCGAAGCGCCTGATATGACGGTGATTTCGGAACAGGACGTGCTGGGTGACCGCCTGATCCGTGCCCCTAGGAAACGGCGCAAGGCCGAAAATTTCCTGACCGAAACCCAATCGCTGACACCCGGAGATCTGGTGGTGCATGTGGACCACGGGATCGGGCGCTACAAAGGGCTCGAAGTGGTCACGGCGGCCGGGGCTGCGCATGAATGCATCCTGTTGGAATACGCCGAACACTCAAAGCTATATTTACCGGTCGAGAACATTGAACTGTTGTCCAAATACGGCCACGACGAAGGGCTGTTGGATCGACTGGGCGGTGGGGCCTGGCAGGCGAAAAAGGCCAAGCTCAAGGAACGTATCCGCGAGATGGCGGACAAGCTGATCCGGATTGCGGCTGAACGCGCCCTGCGCAAAGCACCGATCATGGATCCGCCGCCGCATGCGTGGGAGGAATTCAGCGCCCGTTTCCCCTATCAAGAGACCGATGACCAGCTGCGCGCCATCAATGATGTCATGGAGGATTTGCATTCTGGCCAGCCGATGGACCGGCTGATCTGTGGCGACGTGGGGTTCGGCAAGACCGAAGTTGCCATGCGCGCTGCCTTTGTTGCGGCCATGTCCGGCCTGCAGGTTGCGGTGATTGCGCCCACGACATTGCTGGCCCGCCAACATGCGGCATCCTTCATGGAGCGGTTCCGGGGGTTCCCGCTGGAGGTCCGCCAGCTCAGCCGGTTTGTGTCTGCCAAGGACGCACAGGCCACCCGCGATGGAATGGCACGGGGCACAGTGGATATCGTGGTGGGCACCCACGCATTGCTGGCCAAAGGTATCCGGTTCCAGAACCTCGGCTTGTTGATCATCGACGAAGAACAGCATTTCGGCGTCACGCACAAGGAACGGCTGAAACAGTTGCGCAGCGACATCCACGTGTTGACTCTGACCGCGACCCCGATCCCGCGTACCCTGCAGCTGAGCCTGACCGGTGTTCGCGATCTGTCGATCATAGGCACGCCGCCGGTGGATCGGTTGGCAATCCGCACCTATGTCAGCGAATTCGACGCCATCACTCTGCGCGAGGCATTGCTGCGGGAACATTATCGCGGCGGGCAAAGTTTTTATGTGGTGCCGCGCATCAGCGACCTGCCGGACATCGAACAGTTTCTCAAGGATCAGCTGCCGGAGCTGTCGTATATGGTGGCGCATGGCCAGATGGCCGCCGGGGAATTGGATGACCGGATGAACGCGTTCTACGACGGGAAATACGACATCCTTTTGGCCACTACGATTGTCGAAAGCGGGTTGGACATTCCAACCGCCAACACGATGATCGTGCATCGCGCCGATATGTTCGGCCTGGCGCAGCTTTATCAGATCCGGGGCCGGGTGGGGCGATCCAAAACCCGCGCTTATGCCTATTTGACCACCAAACCGCGGATGCGTTTGACACCTGCTGCAGAAAAACGCCTGCGGGTTCTCGGATCGCTCGACACGTTGGGGGCCGGGTTTACTCTGGCGTCTCAGGATCTGGACATTCGGGGGGCAGGCAATCTGCTGGGCGAAGAACAGTCCGGCCAGATGCGGGATGTGGGGTACGAGCTGTATCAATCCATGCTGGAAGAGGCGATTGCCAAGATCCGCGCCGGAGAGATGGAAGGCCTGTCAGAGGCCGACGATCAATGGGCACCGCAGATCAATCTGGGCGTGCCGGTGCTGATCCCCAACGATTTTGTGCCGGATCTGGATGTGCGTCTGGGTCTTTACCGTCGTCTCAGCTCGCTCACCACCAAGGTCGAATTGGAAGGCTTTGCCGCCGAGTTGATTGACCGGTTCGGCAAGCTCCCGCGTGAGGTCAACACATTGCTGTTGGTGGTGCGGATCAAGGCGATGTGCAAACGTGCCGGGATTGCAAAGTTGGACGGTGGCCCCAAAGGCGCGACCATCCAGTTCCACAACGACAAATTCGCGTCGCCCGAAGGGCTGGTGGAGTTCATCCAGGGCCAGAACGGTCTGGCCAAGGTGCGAGAGAACAAGATCGTGGTGCGGCGCGATTGGCGCAATGACGCGGACAAGATCAAAGGGGCATTCGCCATCGCCCGTGATCTTGCTGAAAAAGTGGTCGCCGCAAAGAAAAAGGCCAAGGCAAAAGCCAAGGCCTGA
- a CDS encoding twin-arginine translocation pathway signal, which translates to MSKSFPSTVSRRGFTLAGIAALTVTAACGNGVGGTGASKIDARVDATLNQMYDLYPNTVTLAEKSTGMLVMPLVTEAGFGFGGAYGRGALRINGHTVDFYSTVKGSAGFQIGAQQYAHVLFFMTQDALEEFRRGSGWAAGADLEYVVSDQGDSVAADTNTLRSPVLAAVFGQAGLRVGATLEGTKYTRIIP; encoded by the coding sequence ATGAGCAAATCCTTTCCTTCCACAGTGTCGCGGCGTGGCTTCACGCTGGCTGGCATCGCAGCGCTGACGGTCACCGCCGCCTGCGGAAATGGCGTTGGAGGCACCGGTGCCTCCAAGATTGACGCCCGCGTCGACGCGACGTTGAACCAGATGTATGATCTGTATCCCAACACCGTGACCCTGGCGGAGAAGTCCACCGGCATGCTGGTCATGCCATTGGTCACCGAGGCCGGGTTCGGCTTTGGCGGGGCATATGGGCGTGGCGCGTTGCGGATCAACGGTCACACCGTCGATTTCTATTCCACCGTCAAAGGCAGCGCAGGGTTCCAGATTGGCGCCCAGCAATATGCACATGTGCTGTTCTTCATGACCCAGGACGCCCTGGAAGAATTCCGCCGGGGATCCGGTTGGGCCGCTGGTGCAGATCTGGAATATGTGGTCAGCGATCAGGGCGATTCCGTCGCTGCCGACACAAATACCCTGCGCTCGCCGGTTCTTGCAGCCGTGTTTGGTCAGGCCGGTCTGCGCGTGGGCGCAACGCTGGAAGGCACCAAATACACCCGGATCATTCCCTGA
- the hemB gene encoding porphobilinogen synthase, whose translation MKPTVAPFPAARLRRARQTAAIRGMVRENTLTPDDLIWPVFVRDGDGIVEPVASMPGVVRRSVDKIAQAAIEAQALGIPAICLFPYTDPSLKTEDCAEAWNPDNLTNRAIRAIKQAAPDIAVMTDVALDPYNINGHDGYVVDGEIINDATVEALVKMTLAQAESGADIIGPSDMMDGRIGAMRQGLEAAGHHNVMILSYAAKYASAFYGPFRDAVGASGALQGDKKTYQMDPANTNEALRLIERDLNEGTDMVMVKPGMPYLDICRRVKETFGVPTFAYQVSGEYAMIQAAAQNGWIDGEKVMLESLMCFKRAGCDGVLSYFAPEVAKILNG comes from the coding sequence ATGAAACCCACCGTCGCGCCATTTCCCGCAGCCCGCCTGCGTCGGGCCCGCCAAACTGCCGCCATTCGTGGTATGGTTCGCGAAAATACCCTGACTCCGGACGACCTGATCTGGCCGGTTTTTGTACGTGACGGCGACGGTATCGTGGAACCCGTTGCCTCCATGCCCGGCGTCGTGCGCCGGTCGGTGGACAAGATCGCGCAGGCCGCCATCGAAGCCCAGGCGTTGGGCATACCCGCGATCTGCCTGTTTCCCTACACGGATCCCAGCCTGAAAACCGAAGACTGCGCCGAAGCCTGGAACCCCGACAACCTGACCAATCGCGCGATCCGGGCGATCAAACAGGCCGCGCCCGATATTGCGGTGATGACTGACGTGGCGCTGGATCCCTATAACATCAACGGCCACGACGGGTATGTGGTGGACGGCGAAATCATCAACGATGCCACGGTCGAAGCACTGGTCAAGATGACCCTGGCCCAGGCGGAGTCGGGGGCGGATATCATTGGGCCCAGCGACATGATGGACGGCCGCATCGGGGCCATGCGTCAGGGGTTGGAGGCCGCGGGTCACCACAACGTGATGATCCTCTCCTACGCGGCCAAATACGCCAGCGCCTTTTATGGCCCGTTCCGTGACGCCGTCGGTGCCTCGGGCGCGTTGCAGGGGGACAAGAAAACCTATCAGATGGACCCGGCCAACACCAACGAGGCCCTGCGCCTGATCGAACGCGATCTGAACGAAGGCACCGATATGGTGATGGTCAAACCGGGTATGCCCTATCTGGACATCTGTCGCCGCGTCAAAGAGACGTTTGGCGTGCCGACCTTTGCCTATCAGGTGTCCGGTGAATACGCGATGATCCAGGCCGCAGCCCAAAACGGGTGGATCGACGGGGAAAAGGTCATGCTGGAAAGCCTGATGTGTTTCAAACGTGCGGGCTGTGACGGCGTTCTAAGCTATTTCGCCCCCGAGGTTGCCAAGATCCTGAACGGGTAA
- a CDS encoding DUF2092 domain-containing protein has translation MLAISTLRRVALGVVFALPFATALPAETADNTGPADDPIDAQARDLIQAATDFLSNQDKLQVNWFVTYDTVVDGREKLTDVRSGFTFLSRSEGFVSATENGLKSRDFYFDGAAFYIVDPDANSYVLAPFEGSYEDLIVRIRDEYDMALPIWSILSNRSKGEWLESAESAAYLGVTRIAGREVHHIAASNYDHDWQLWISTDAERPELVMLVGTDPYQQGWPQYRVYFHDWVFDPDYDPNVFAYTPDEDASRMAWPKPVLDDANSGPQEGDE, from the coding sequence ATGTTAGCTATTTCAACCTTACGACGTGTCGCACTTGGTGTTGTGTTCGCGCTTCCATTTGCCACTGCATTGCCAGCTGAAACGGCAGACAATACCGGTCCGGCCGACGATCCGATCGACGCCCAGGCGCGCGACCTGATCCAGGCGGCAACCGATTTTCTCTCCAACCAGGACAAGCTGCAGGTCAATTGGTTCGTGACCTATGACACCGTTGTCGATGGCCGCGAGAAACTGACCGATGTCCGAAGCGGCTTCACCTTTCTTTCCCGGTCAGAAGGGTTTGTTTCCGCAACGGAAAATGGGCTCAAGAGCCGGGATTTCTATTTTGATGGAGCCGCATTTTACATCGTTGATCCGGATGCAAATTCCTATGTTCTGGCCCCGTTCGAAGGGTCGTATGAAGATCTGATTGTCCGCATTCGCGACGAATACGATATGGCGCTACCGATCTGGTCCATTCTTTCGAACCGGTCCAAGGGTGAATGGCTCGAATCCGCCGAAAGCGCCGCCTATCTGGGCGTGACCCGGATTGCCGGTCGCGAAGTCCATCATATCGCCGCGTCCAACTATGATCACGACTGGCAGCTGTGGATTTCGACCGATGCAGAGCGCCCCGAGCTGGTCATGCTGGTTGGCACCGATCCCTACCAACAGGGATGGCCGCAATACCGGGTGTATTTCCACGACTGGGTGTTTGACCCGGATTATGATCCCAATGTCTTCGCCTACACACCGGACGAAGACGCAAGCCGCATGGCCTGGCCAAAACCTGTCCTTGATGATGCAAATTCCGGTCCGCAAGAGGGAGACGAGTGA
- a CDS encoding component of SufBCD complex codes for MDWYTSLFELIDMRSFSNLWFWIALAVVWSSASHWVLGVPFDLVQRARRIEGQSMVDLEDLTRINVNRLLYIGRVSGLWVMGLTCFILSALAVLGFAYELEIAQALFLLGFPLSLVGLLNLSTARLIETEHLRGEALCKRLTRCRLYTQMIGTLAIFVTALWGMYQNLSIGVLG; via the coding sequence TTGGACTGGTATACATCTCTGTTTGAGTTGATCGACATGCGATCCTTTTCGAACCTGTGGTTCTGGATTGCGCTGGCTGTGGTGTGGTCTTCGGCCAGCCATTGGGTGCTGGGTGTGCCCTTTGATCTGGTGCAGCGGGCACGCCGCATCGAAGGGCAGTCGATGGTGGACCTCGAGGATCTGACCCGGATCAATGTGAACCGGCTTTTGTATATCGGCCGCGTATCAGGATTATGGGTCATGGGGTTGACCTGTTTCATCTTGTCAGCGTTGGCGGTTCTGGGTTTTGCCTATGAATTGGAGATTGCTCAGGCGTTGTTCCTGCTGGGGTTTCCGCTATCGCTGGTCGGACTGTTGAATCTGTCGACCGCGCGATTGATTGAAACAGAGCATTTGCGCGGCGAAGCATTGTGCAAACGGTTGACGCGGTGTCGGCTGTATACCCAGATGATCGGAACACTGGCGATCTTTGTCACCGCGTTGTGGGGCATGTATCAGAACCTGTCGATCGGTGTTCTGGGCTGA
- a CDS encoding tetratricopeptide repeat protein produces the protein MNEYYELGNYSCPVTTQSTKAQLWFDRGLIWTYGYNHEEAVRCFQKALEHDPECAMAHWGVAYSAGPNYNMPWQLFDAEGRATALATSYDATQAALSCLDGCTEAEVALIRALPARYPQRELVEDMHPWNHDFADAMRAAFAKVPDHLDLRTVYAESLLNLTPWQMWDLKTGEPAKGAATVEAQDVMETAMAQDPDAMAHPGLLHLYVHLMEMSPTPEKALKAGDILRTLVPDAGHLVHMPTHIDVQCGHFHNVVYWNQKAIEADLKYYAREGAFNIYTGYRQHNYHFVIYGALFLGQMGPALQANQGMWDTTPIEMLQVESPPMADYFESYMSMGPHILIRFGRWQECIALELPKDPDLFCTLTATVHYARAIGYAATGCVAEAEAEEALFLASKARVPDTRLLHNNCVSDLLEIATQMLRGEIEYRKGNHDVAYAHLRKSVELDDTLPYDEPWGWMQPTRHALGALLFEQGRVAEAEAVYREDLGLGGSLSRASIHPDNVWSLKGLHDCLVARGDTIELPQIKQRLDLAQSRADAGIRASCGCAQVAMT, from the coding sequence ATGAACGAATATTATGAACTGGGCAATTACAGTTGCCCTGTGACCACCCAATCAACCAAGGCCCAACTGTGGTTTGATCGCGGCCTGATCTGGACGTATGGGTACAATCACGAAGAAGCCGTGCGCTGTTTTCAAAAAGCGCTGGAACATGATCCCGAATGCGCGATGGCCCATTGGGGCGTCGCCTATTCCGCCGGACCCAATTACAATATGCCCTGGCAGCTGTTTGACGCCGAAGGGCGTGCGACGGCGCTGGCGACTTCGTATGACGCAACGCAGGCGGCGCTCTCTTGCTTGGACGGGTGCACTGAGGCCGAAGTGGCGCTGATCCGTGCCCTGCCCGCCCGCTATCCCCAACGCGAACTTGTCGAAGACATGCACCCCTGGAACCATGATTTTGCCGATGCGATGCGTGCGGCATTTGCCAAGGTGCCCGACCACCTGGACCTGCGCACGGTCTATGCCGAAAGCCTGCTCAACCTGACCCCCTGGCAAATGTGGGATCTGAAAACGGGTGAACCAGCCAAAGGTGCCGCCACGGTAGAGGCGCAGGACGTCATGGAAACGGCCATGGCCCAGGATCCGGACGCCATGGCCCATCCCGGCCTGCTGCATCTCTATGTACATTTGATGGAGATGTCGCCGACACCGGAAAAAGCTCTCAAGGCCGGGGATATTCTTCGCACACTGGTCCCAGACGCTGGCCACCTGGTCCATATGCCCACTCATATCGATGTGCAGTGCGGTCATTTTCACAACGTCGTGTATTGGAATCAAAAAGCCATCGAGGCGGACCTGAAGTATTATGCCCGCGAAGGCGCGTTCAACATTTACACCGGCTATCGTCAACACAATTACCACTTCGTCATCTATGGCGCATTGTTTCTGGGACAGATGGGCCCGGCGTTGCAGGCCAATCAAGGGATGTGGGACACCACGCCCATCGAGATGTTGCAGGTCGAAAGCCCGCCGATGGCCGATTATTTCGAAAGCTATATGTCCATGGGACCGCATATTCTGATCCGGTTTGGGCGGTGGCAGGAGTGCATCGCACTGGAGCTGCCCAAAGACCCGGATTTGTTCTGCACCCTGACTGCCACGGTCCATTATGCCCGCGCCATCGGATATGCCGCCACCGGATGCGTCGCCGAGGCCGAAGCCGAAGAGGCGTTGTTTCTGGCGTCCAAGGCCCGCGTGCCAGACACCCGCCTCCTGCACAACAACTGTGTTTCGGATCTGCTTGAAATCGCGACACAAATGCTGCGTGGCGAGATCGAGTACCGCAAGGGAAATCATGACGTCGCCTATGCGCATCTGCGTAAATCTGTCGAACTGGACGACACGTTGCCGTATGACGAACCTTGGGGGTGGATGCAGCCGACACGCCACGCGTTGGGTGCGCTTCTGTTCGAACAGGGACGCGTCGCAGAGGCAGAAGCCGTCTACCGCGAAGATCTGGGGCTGGGTGGCAGCCTGTCTCGGGCATCCATTCATCCCGATAATGTATGGTCTCTCAAAGGGTTGCACGACTGTCTTGTGGCACGCGGCGACACGATTGAATTGCCTCAAATCAAACAGCGTCTGGATCTGGCACAGTCTCGGGCCGATGCTGGTATCCGGGCTTCGTGCGGCTGCGCGCAGGTTGCCATGACGTAA
- a CDS encoding peptidoglycan-binding protein, whose protein sequence is MFRSLKQAFLGLVIMALAIGTSPESVIRLAPSADWAEARGGHGRAGGFSGGGARSRPSGGARSRPATSRPSNRATRPATSRPSTRPATSRPSTRPAQARPAPSRPSAGTRPNRPEAGTRPSNRPAGARPPGSRPPGSRPPGSRPPGAAHRPGARPPGHRPPGTRPPGVRPPIHRPPGYRPPRYRPPGYRPPYYRPPYYRPPHSHWGPYHYNPSWGWFFTAAIVGSTLVYASNLPEDQDCQKVQDGGETLYQCDGVLYRSTYYQDEQVYEIVSDAPGEKAAEPTSVIGLSLTEPMTRGAVVRSLQMALTEAGYDTGGTDGVFGSGTETALQWFQYDYELEPTGFVDQMTAYKLGLAEAPPEAAEPTTPAPATAPATPETPTTVEEPAAVEDTAPAQD, encoded by the coding sequence ATGTTCAGGTCATTAAAGCAAGCATTCCTCGGATTGGTGATCATGGCTCTGGCCATTGGTACCTCGCCCGAAAGCGTAATTCGGCTGGCTCCGTCCGCAGATTGGGCCGAAGCCCGGGGTGGGCACGGTCGCGCCGGTGGATTTTCCGGTGGCGGTGCACGCAGCCGGCCTTCTGGCGGAGCACGGTCCCGTCCCGCAACGTCACGTCCGTCCAACCGTGCAACGCGCCCGGCCACAAGCCGACCCAGCACACGGCCTGCAACCAGCCGGCCCAGCACCCGTCCTGCCCAGGCGCGCCCCGCGCCCAGCCGTCCCAGTGCGGGAACCCGGCCAAACCGACCCGAAGCCGGCACCCGTCCCAGCAATCGGCCTGCCGGTGCCAGACCGCCAGGGTCTCGTCCACCGGGTTCACGCCCACCAGGGTCACGTCCACCAGGCGCAGCACATCGCCCCGGTGCCCGTCCGCCCGGACACCGCCCGCCCGGTACGCGCCCACCCGGCGTGCGCCCCCCTATTCACCGGCCGCCAGGATATCGCCCTCCGAGATATCGTCCGCCCGGATATCGCCCGCCTTATTACCGGCCACCGTATTACCGTCCGCCGCACAGCCATTGGGGACCCTACCATTATAACCCCAGCTGGGGCTGGTTCTTTACAGCGGCGATCGTCGGTTCGACCTTGGTCTATGCCTCGAATCTGCCCGAAGACCAGGACTGTCAAAAGGTTCAGGATGGCGGAGAGACGCTGTATCAATGTGACGGTGTTCTGTACCGGTCGACCTACTATCAGGACGAACAAGTCTATGAGATCGTGTCCGACGCACCGGGAGAAAAAGCTGCGGAACCGACCTCGGTCATTGGTCTGTCTCTGACGGAACCCATGACTCGTGGGGCGGTCGTGCGCTCGTTGCAGATGGCCCTGACCGAAGCCGGATATGACACCGGCGGTACAGATGGCGTCTTTGGCAGCGGAACTGAAACCGCACTTCAGTGGTTCCAGTATGATTATGAACTGGAGCCAACCGGGTTCGTCGATCAGATGACAGCCTACAAGCTGGGGCTGGCCGAAGCTCCTCCCGAAGCGGCTGAACCAACCACACCTGCACCTGCAACTGCTCCGGCAACACCAGAAACGCCAACAACGGTTGAAGAGCCTGCGGCTGTCGAAGACACCGCCCCTGCGCAGGACTAA
- a CDS encoding NAD(P)-dependent oxidoreductase: MAKIAFLGLGVMGYPMAGHLLAAGHEVTVYNRTSAKAEAWTSQHGGTWAATPRKAVEGAEFVMACVGNDDDLRSVCLGDDGAFAGMSSGSVFVDHTTVSADVTIELHEIAQGHGVSFVDAPISGGQAGAENGVLSIMCGGEQAAYDRVEPLMEIYSKICRRIGNSGDGQKTKMCNQIAIAGLVQALSEALHFAEKEGLDGRAVVEVISQGAAGSWQMFNRHETMLDDHFAHGFAVDWMRKDLKICMEAADKSGASLPVTALVDQFYKDVQKLGGGRWDTSSLFKRMRETG; encoded by the coding sequence ATGGCAAAGATCGCGTTTTTGGGATTGGGCGTCATGGGGTATCCGATGGCAGGGCATTTGTTGGCCGCCGGACATGAAGTTACGGTCTACAATCGCACCTCGGCCAAAGCCGAAGCCTGGACGTCGCAACATGGGGGAACCTGGGCGGCAACACCACGCAAAGCGGTGGAGGGTGCGGAATTCGTGATGGCCTGTGTCGGCAATGATGATGATTTGCGCAGCGTTTGTCTGGGCGATGATGGGGCCTTTGCGGGTATGAGCAGCGGCAGTGTTTTTGTCGATCACACCACCGTGTCGGCGGATGTTACCATCGAGCTGCATGAGATCGCGCAGGGGCACGGGGTGTCCTTTGTTGACGCGCCGATTTCGGGCGGACAGGCAGGGGCCGAGAACGGAGTTCTGTCGATCATGTGCGGCGGCGAACAGGCAGCCTATGATCGGGTGGAGCCGCTGATGGAGATCTATTCCAAGATCTGTCGCCGGATCGGTAACAGCGGCGATGGTCAAAAAACCAAGATGTGCAATCAGATCGCCATCGCAGGTCTGGTTCAGGCCCTGAGCGAGGCGCTGCATTTCGCAGAAAAGGAAGGGTTGGACGGGCGTGCCGTGGTTGAGGTCATCAGCCAGGGTGCTGCGGGCAGCTGGCAGATGTTCAACCGGCATGAAACCATGCTGGACGATCATTTTGCACATGGATTTGCGGTCGACTGGATGCGCAAGGATTTGAAAATCTGCATGGAGGCCGCGGACAAGAGCGGTGCCAGCCTGCCGGTGACGGCCCTGGTCGATCAATTCTATAAGGATGTGCAGAAATTGGGCGGCGGACGCTGGGATACCTCGTCGCTGTTCAAACGCATGCGCGAAACGGGATGA